The genome window GGACGACGACCTCGTCGACCGCTCGGGGACGGCCGTTCGTTGGATAGGGGGACGCGGTTGAGTGAGGGAATCCGAGTGATGTTTGTTCGAGGGACCGCAGCACTGTATATGTCGCCATCATTTTTGCCGCAATAGCAATATTGGTGGCGATGATCGCACGGCCCCTGCCGGTCTCCGGCGACGAACCGTACCGCAAGCTGCAGGCCTGACGGAGCCTCGTCGCCGAGAGTCATGACGTCAACGGCTCGCCGAGCATCCGCCGGAAGACCACGGCCGTCGGCCGCCAGTCGCCTTCCATGGCCGCCGCGCCGGCGCGGCCGTAGCCACCATCAGGGCGCGGGCGGAGCCGGACCACCGGAGGAAGGCCGTACCGCATCAACAGGGCGTTCGCCCAGATCCGCGCTGTCCGGCCGTTCCCGTTGGCAAACGGGTGGATCCGAATCCACTCGGCATGCGTCCATGCGCACAAATCGATGACAGCCGCAAGGCCATCCCGGTCCAATGCCTGACCGCGCGGGTACCGCGCGTCCAGCGCGGCCACGACTCTCTGCAGGGTTCGTTCGAAGGCCGCGAGTTCCGAGTCAACGCTTTCGGGCGCCACGCCTTCGTGCGAACCGACCCACACGTGCGTCGTCTCGAGGCCTGCCTCTCCACGGAAGCGTCCCACGTGTTTCTCGTCGGGTGCCGTGAGGCCGGCCATCGTGTCGCGCTGCCAGCGCCGCGCGTCCTCGACCGTTGGAACGTCCCTGCGAACCGCGCGGTCCCGCGCGTCCCGGAGAACTTCGATGAGGTTTTGCCGGAGGCGCGGGCTGTCGGCGTCCCAGTCAGCCACGAATCAGCTCGCGCACCAACCGTTGGGTGGGTCCCTCTGCGCGAGTGGTCTGGCCCTCCACCGGGTCCTCACCGGCCAATTCGGATTCTGCCTCGGCGAACTTGGAGATCGCCGATTCGAAGTCCGGGTCCGCCTGTCGGTAGGCCCTGACGCGACGCAGCGTCTCCTCGAGCTCGGCCTCGACGCTCGCCGCGCGAGCCTCGAGATACTCGCCGACCGCTTCGTTGACGAGTCGGTTCAAGGGCACCTTTCGCACCTCGCCAAGCAACGCCAACCCCTTTTGGAAGCGAGGATCGAGACGAAAAGTCGTCGCCTTGCGCAGGCCTCTTCGCCTGGATGAACTGGGATCGCGGTGCCGACGTGAGCGGACGACGCCTTTACCCTTCATGACGTCTTCATGATAGCAAAATGACATTCTGATATCAAAACAGGATAGCGACATCGTTACTGATCGGGCGGGTTCTCGCGAACCTACGCTTGGCCGCAAACACCTTCGCTCGGCCTTCCGCGGGTGAACACGTCGACCTGTTCGCCTCAGAAGTCGAGCGCCGCCGCTTCTGGGCGGGGGACGGCCCCACTGAAGGGACGTCTGAGCCGAGAGATGACGCGGCCGCGCGTCCGGAATTGCGTTGATGTGTAATCGAGACCGAGTGACGATCGGAGCTCACTTGATGAAGCGAGGCGTCGCGCTCTCGCCGGCCGCGAGCCACCGAGCGGTCCCTCCGCGCGAGTCGTCTGGCCCTCCACCGGGTCCCCAACAGCCAATTCGGCCTCTGCCTCGGCGAAGTCGGCGATCGCCGATTCGAAGTCCGGGTCCACCTTTCGGTAGGTCCTGACGCGACGAAGCGTCTCCTCGGGCTCGCCTCGATGCTCGCCGCACGAGCCTCGAGGGCGCATCACTCAATAGTGATTATACAGTCATTATATCACTTAATAGTGATACAATTAGTGCATGTCTCAGCGCACAAAATCACCTGTGAGTGATACCAGGCCGACTCAATCACGAAAACGTGATAGCCGGCCGACGCTTTCAGGCATCCTCCGTGAGGCGCGCCTGAAGAAGCAGCTCAGTCAGCAGGACCTCGCCGGCAAGCTGGGGCTCGGGCAGCGACAGATCTCGGACCTCGAGCGCGCCACGATCGACCCCCGGCTGTCGACCATCCAGAACGTGGCCAGAGTGCTGGACCTCGAGGTGATGCTCATCCCTCGCCGTCTGATCACCGTGGTTGTTGGCCTCCTGCGCGCCGACGGCGATGCGAACCGGCCGCTCTATTCGCTCGGCGACGAGAACGAGGACGCCCTCGGCGATGAGCCGCGTGTGGAAATCGGCGGCACTGATGAACGTGGCGCCCGTACCGCGCGGGAGCGTCGCACGCGCACGGAGCGACGGTGACGGCTCAATCGCCCGCGCGCGCGCGCGCCCGCAGCTCCGTGCAGACGCTGGACGTGCGTCTCGGCGAGACACTGGTCGGCGCGCTGACGCATCTCGGCAACGAGGCGCTGATCTTCACCTTCGACCGCGCGTACCTCAAGGCCGGCGACGAGCGTCCGACCCTGAGCCTCGGCTTCAAGGCCGCCGACGGCGGCCTGGTCGAGCAGGCGCGCCCCACCCGCGTCCGGCTGCCGCCGTTCTTTTCCAATCTGCTGCCGGAGGCGCACCTCCGGGAGTATCTCGCCGCCCGCGGCGGAATCCACCCCGATCGCGAGTTCTTTCTCCTCTGGCTGCTGGGCGCCGACCTGCCGGGCGCGATTGAAGTCGGCTCCGCCGGCGGCGCGCCGCCACCTGCGGTCGATGACGAGCGACCACGCAGGGGCCGCGACGATCGGCCGTTCCGTTTTTCCCTGGCCGGCGTGCAATTGAAGTTCTCGGCGCTGATGGAGACCTCGAAAGGCTTGACGCTGCCGGTCGACGGCGTCGGCGGCGACTGGGTTGTGAAGCTGCCCTCCCCGCGGTTCGATGCCGTGCCGGAGAACGAATACGCGATGATGACGCTGGCCCGCGCCGCCGGCATCGACGTCCCCGAAGTGCGCCTCGTCTCGACGAACGACATCGGCCGGCTGCCACATGATCTGCCCGAAGCCTTCGGGGTGAGCCTGGCCGTGCGTCGCTTCGATCGGTCCGGCGACGGCGAGCGCGTGCACATCGAAGATTTCGCGCAGGTGTTTGGGCTGTACCCGGAGGACAAGTACCACGCGGCGAGCTACGCCAGCATCGCGCGCGTCCTGTGGCTCGAGTCGGGAGAAGCCGCCATCACCGAATATATCCGGCGGCTTGCGTTCAACGCGCTCGTCGGCAACGCCGACGCCCACCTGAAGAACTGGTCGCTGATCTATCGAGACCGGCGCACGGCAACGCTCGCGCCGGCCTACGATCTCGTCGCCACGGTTCCCTACATCCCGGGCGATCGATTAGCGTTGTCGCTTGGCGGCACGAAGGCGTTCGCGGAGGTCGACCTGGAGCGGTTCCGGCGACTCGCGAAGAAGGCGGATTTGCCCGATCGCCTGGTGGTACGGACCGCGCGGGAAACGGCCGCCCGGGTGCACGACCTGTGGCCCACGCACGAACCCGCCCGCACGCTGCCCGATCGTATTCGGGCAGCTATCGAGAAACACATGGTGACGGTGCCGCTTTAGCGGGCACTGACACAAGGGGCCAACACAGATGCCGGCACCTGCCCACACGCGTCGTCTCGAGGCCGGCCTCTCCCCGAACCGCGCCGTCCCGGGCGTCACGGAGGACTCCGATGAGGTTCCGGCGAAGGCGTGCGCTATCGGCGGATGTTTCACGTCATCAACATCCCGGTCCTATGTTTGCCCATTGGTTGGCACGGGGACCGCCGCCCCGGGCGATTTCAGTCGCCCGCCGGCGACTCACCCCGGCGAAGAATCGCCCGCACGAAATTCAGCTTCGAGAAGTGCCCTCCTGTCCACACGCGCCACAGCAGATCGTTCCCCGGCAGCTTTCCCGCGATGTCCGTCGCGGACCATCCGGCCGAGTGAAGCTGCTCGACGCGCGCCTTCAGCTCCAGCAGGCTCTCGAGCTTGTCGCGCAACGCGCGCGTGGCGTGCCCGACCCGGCCGCGGTGCTGGCAGAAAAGGACCCGCGGCTCGAGCGCCGCGACGCGACCTAGCGAGTCCATGAGCGCGTGCACGTCCTCGTCGGCTCGAAGGTATTTGAGTCGCGGCCCCAGGTACAGATCTCCGGTAAACACCCAGCCGCGATCCGGCTCGTACAAGACGACGTGGTCGTCGGAATGACCGGGGGTGTGGATGACGCGGAAGTGGAACCTGTCGGTGTGGACCCACTCGCCAAAGGGAGCGCAGGCGGCGGGCCGCGGGTTGCCCCACGCGAGTCGCCGATAGAAGTGGAGGGGTTCGGGCCGCGCCACGCGCCCGGTCGCCGCGGCGTGGGCCAGCGGCACGATCGAAAACCGCTCGTTCAGCAGCGCATGATTGCCCGAATGGTCCTCGTGATGATGCGTGGTCGCGCAGGCACGAACGCCGAGATCCGCGAAGAGGCATCCGGCTTCCCGCGCCGCATTCGGCGGGCCCGAATCCACGAGCAGGCCGTCCACGAAGTACACACCGGTCCAGTACAGCGCGCGCCCGGCGTATGTGCGCGCCACCCGGAAGTACGTGACGTCGCCGTAGTGTGCGGACTCGATCATGGCGCTGCGTTTCTCGTGACGGTGCCGACGGGCGGCTCATATCTTAGCGCGCGGAGGATGACGCACGACGAGCAGCGGCGCGGCGGCCCGGGGTGTAGAATGCCCCGCTGGTTCCCGTGAAATCACGACTGCCTGCCATCGTCTTCGCCCTTCTCGTGCTCGTGGCCATCGGCCTCGCCGCCGCCGGCTTCAATCCGCGCGAATACGCAAGGAGGCATGGCGGCACCCTGCGACTGTCCATCGCAACCGGCAATACCGGCGGCGTCTACTACCCGTACGGCGGCGGGCTGGCGCGGGTGATCGGCTGGTCGATCCCGAGCGTCGAGGCCACGGCCGAAGTCACCAACGCGTCGGTCGACAACCTCAAGCTCATTCAGCTCGGGAAGGCGGACATCGCGTTCGCGCTCACCGACACGCTCGACGACGCGGCCCGCGGGCGGGGGCCGTTTGCGAAAGCGCCGGTCCGGGCGCGCGCGCTCGCGGTGCTCTACCCGAACTACACGCACGTCGCCACGATCGAAGGAACGCGCATCGAACGCCTGGCGGACCTTCGCGGCCGCGTCGTCTCCACCGGGTCCCCCGGCAGCGGCACGGAGGTGATCGCGTTCCGCCTGCTGCGGGCCGCGGGACTCGATCCGGACAGAGACATCCGGAAACAGAGCCTGAGCGTGAACGCGTCTGTCGATGCGCTCAAGGACGGCAAGATCGACGCGTTCTTCTGGAGCGGCGGCCTGCCAACCGCGTCCCTGCTCGACCTCGCCAGCACGATCAACGTCACCGCGAAGCTGATTCCCAATGACGACGCGTTGCCGGCGCTGCAGTCGATGTACACGCCGGGGCTGTATTTCCGGCTGGTGATCCCCCGTGGCACGTACCCCGGCGTCACCTCCGATATCGGCGTCGTCGGTGTCGCGAACGCGCTCGTCGTCGACGACACGATGAGCGATGATCTCGCCTACGAGCTGACGAAGGTCCTCTTCGAGAAGCAGCGGGACCTCGCGGCCATTCATCCGGAGGCAAGGAAGCTGAGCCTCGACCGCGCCACGCGGGGCTCTCCGGTGCCGTTTCATCCTGGCGCCGTGCGCTACTACCGGGAGCGTGGCGCGTGGAGATAACCGCGCTCGGGGAGGGGCCGCCCGGCACCGCACCCGACGAGGAGCTTGGATCTCCTGCGCGGCAGCTGACCGGATGGCCGGCGCGCCTGGCCGCAGCGCTGGCGGTATCCCTGGCGGCGTACGCGCTCTACTGGGTCGTCAGCATCGTGCAGCCGCTGGTCTATCGCGCCAGCTTCCTGCTGATCGTCCTCACGCTCAGTTTCCTGTTGTATCCGGGCACGGCGGACCCACGCGATCGCGTGCGTGTCGCCGCGCTGGACTGGCTCTTCATCGCACTGGCCGCCGTCGCTCTCGCGTGGCCGCTGATCGACTTCGACAACTTCATCTACCGCGCCGCCGATCCCACCGGGCGCGACGTGCTCCTCGGCGCGGTCGTGATCGTGCTGGTGCTCGAGGCCACGCGGCGCACCGCGGGATGGGTGCTGCCGGTGACCGCGACCGGGTTCATTCTTTACACGTTTTACGGACCGCTGCTCGATCTTGTCGGCCTCGGAGCGATCGCGCACCGCGGCTACGATCTCGCGCGCATTGTCGGAACGCTCTGCATGACGCTCGAGGGCGTGTTCGGCGTGCCGCTCGACGTCGCGGCCAGCTACATCATCCTGTTCTCGATCTACGGCGCCGTGCTGGCCGCCTCGGGCGCCGGAGCGTTCTTTCTCGACTGGTCGCTGGCGGCGGTCGGCCGGACGGGAGGCGCCGGCCCGGGGCGGGCCGTGACCGTGGCCGGGCTGCTGCTGGGCACCGTGTCCGGCAGCGGGGTGGCGAACACCGTCACGCTGGGCTCGGTCGCGTGGCCGATGCTCCGGCGCGCCGGATACAGGCCCGCCGTGGGTGGCGCGATCCTGTCAGCCGCGGGGATCGGCGCGATCATCTGCCCGCCCGCGCTCGGCGCGGCGGCCTTCATCATCGCCGAGTTCCTGCACGTCTCGTATCTCAAGGTGATCGCGATGGCGGCGATCCCCGCGCTGCTCTATTTCCTTTCGATCTTCCTCATGATCGAGGCGGACACGAGACGAATGGGCGCGCGGCCGGTGCCCATCGCTTCCCCGCCGCTGTGGCAGCTCACGAAGCGCCGCGGCTATCACTTCCTGGCGGTTGTCGGCATCCCGCTGATGCTCGTCCTCGGCTTGTCGGCATGCCGCGCGGTGTTCCTCTCGATGCTCATCGCGGTCGCGCTCAGCTTCGCGGATCGGGCGCACGCGCTGTGGCCGCGCCGGCTGCTGGCCGCGTTGGGCACGGGCGCGCGGAGCGTGCTGCCCGTGGCGGCGACCACGGCCACGGCCGGCATCATCGTCGGAACGGTCACGTTGACGGGGCTCGGACTGAAAATCTCCGGCCTGATCGTCGACCTGGCGGGCGGGCACCTGTTTCTCACGGTGTTCTATTCGGCCCTTGCGATCTGGATGCTCGGGCTCGCGGTGCCCGTCACCGCGTCGTACATCATCGCGGCGGTCATGGTGGCACCGGCGATGACGAACGTGGGCGTGCCGGATCTCGCGGCACACATGTTCATCTTCTATTACGCCGTGTTGTCGGAGGTGAGCCCGCCAACCGCGCTGTCGCCCTTCGCGGCCGCCGCGATCACCGGGGCGAAGCCGGTCCCCACGATGGTGCTGACCTGGAAGTACACGTTGCCGGCGTTCGTCTTCCCGTTTGCGTTCACGCTCAGCCCGGAGGGGATGGGACTCCTGATGCAGGGAACCGCGAGCGAGGTCGCGATCGCCACCGCCACGGCGCTCATCGCCATCCTCGCGCTCGGCGCCGGTCTGGGCGGGTGGATTCGAGCGGAAGCGAACATCGCGGAGCGGGCGCTCGCGACCGCCGGCGGCCTGCTGCTGTTCTACGCCGGTCCGCTCTCCGACCTGTTTGGACTTGTCCTGTTCGGTGCCGCGATCGCGCTCAACGTTGTGCGGACGAAGATGCGGCCTTGATGAACCGCGCGACGTCCTGCTTCAACTTCCGGTGCTCTGACGGCCGGATGTACATCATGTGCCCGGCCTCGTAGTAAGCCAGCTCCACGCGCGCCTTGTACGTGGCGTCGAAGCCGAGGTGCGCAAATGTGTGCTCCGTGGCGCCGAACGGCGTGGCGAAGTCGTAATAGCCGTTGACGACGAGCACCTTGAGGTGAGGGTTCCTGGCCATCGCGCCGCGCAGCGTGTCGGCGAGGTTGAGATAGCGGTTGTTGAATTCGTCGTAGCTCCACGGCCGCACGTCCCCTGACGTGGGATAGCGCTGGTCAGACTCCCACTTGAGTTCGCGGCG of Acidobacteriota bacterium contains these proteins:
- a CDS encoding TRAP transporter fused permease subunit gives rise to the protein MEITALGEGPPGTAPDEELGSPARQLTGWPARLAAALAVSLAAYALYWVVSIVQPLVYRASFLLIVLTLSFLLYPGTADPRDRVRVAALDWLFIALAAVALAWPLIDFDNFIYRAADPTGRDVLLGAVVIVLVLEATRRTAGWVLPVTATGFILYTFYGPLLDLVGLGAIAHRGYDLARIVGTLCMTLEGVFGVPLDVAASYIILFSIYGAVLAASGAGAFFLDWSLAAVGRTGGAGPGRAVTVAGLLLGTVSGSGVANTVTLGSVAWPMLRRAGYRPAVGGAILSAAGIGAIICPPALGAAAFIIAEFLHVSYLKVIAMAAIPALLYFLSIFLMIEADTRRMGARPVPIASPPLWQLTKRRGYHFLAVVGIPLMLVLGLSACRAVFLSMLIAVALSFADRAHALWPRRLLAALGTGARSVLPVAATTATAGIIVGTVTLTGLGLKISGLIVDLAGGHLFLTVFYSALAIWMLGLAVPVTASYIIAAVMVAPAMTNVGVPDLAAHMFIFYYAVLSEVSPPTALSPFAAAAITGAKPVPTMVLTWKYTLPAFVFPFAFTLSPEGMGLLMQGTASEVAIATATALIAILALGAGLGGWIRAEANIAERALATAGGLLLFYAGPLSDLFGLVLFGAAIALNVVRTKMRP
- a CDS encoding Fic family protein codes for the protein MADWDADSPRLRQNLIEVLRDARDRAVRRDVPTVEDARRWQRDTMAGLTAPDEKHVGRFRGEAGLETTHVWVGSHEGVAPESVDSELAAFERTLQRVVAALDARYPRGQALDRDGLAAVIDLCAWTHAEWIRIHPFANGNGRTARIWANALLMRYGLPPVVRLRPRPDGGYGRAGAAAMEGDWRPTAVVFRRMLGEPLTS
- a CDS encoding MBL fold metallo-hydrolase, giving the protein MIESAHYGDVTYFRVARTYAGRALYWTGVYFVDGLLVDSGPPNAAREAGCLFADLGVRACATTHHHEDHSGNHALLNERFSIVPLAHAAATGRVARPEPLHFYRRLAWGNPRPAACAPFGEWVHTDRFHFRVIHTPGHSDDHVVLYEPDRGWVFTGDLYLGPRLKYLRADEDVHALMDSLGRVAALEPRVLFCQHRGRVGHATRALRDKLESLLELKARVEQLHSAGWSATDIAGKLPGNDLLWRVWTGGHFSKLNFVRAILRRGESPAGD
- a CDS encoding type II toxin-antitoxin system HipA family toxin; translated protein: MQTLDVRLGETLVGALTHLGNEALIFTFDRAYLKAGDERPTLSLGFKAADGGLVEQARPTRVRLPPFFSNLLPEAHLREYLAARGGIHPDREFFLLWLLGADLPGAIEVGSAGGAPPPAVDDERPRRGRDDRPFRFSLAGVQLKFSALMETSKGLTLPVDGVGGDWVVKLPSPRFDAVPENEYAMMTLARAAGIDVPEVRLVSTNDIGRLPHDLPEAFGVSLAVRRFDRSGDGERVHIEDFAQVFGLYPEDKYHAASYASIARVLWLESGEAAITEYIRRLAFNALVGNADAHLKNWSLIYRDRRTATLAPAYDLVATVPYIPGDRLALSLGGTKAFAEVDLERFRRLAKKADLPDRLVVRTARETAARVHDLWPTHEPARTLPDRIRAAIEKHMVTVPL
- a CDS encoding helix-turn-helix transcriptional regulator; its protein translation is MSDTRPTQSRKRDSRPTLSGILREARLKKQLSQQDLAGKLGLGQRQISDLERATIDPRLSTIQNVARVLDLEVMLIPRRLITVVVGLLRADGDANRPLYSLGDENEDALGDEPRVEIGGTDERGARTARERRTRTERR
- a CDS encoding TAXI family TRAP transporter solute-binding subunit, encoding MKSRLPAIVFALLVLVAIGLAAAGFNPREYARRHGGTLRLSIATGNTGGVYYPYGGGLARVIGWSIPSVEATAEVTNASVDNLKLIQLGKADIAFALTDTLDDAARGRGPFAKAPVRARALAVLYPNYTHVATIEGTRIERLADLRGRVVSTGSPGSGTEVIAFRLLRAAGLDPDRDIRKQSLSVNASVDALKDGKIDAFFWSGGLPTASLLDLASTINVTAKLIPNDDALPALQSMYTPGLYFRLVIPRGTYPGVTSDIGVVGVANALVVDDTMSDDLAYELTKVLFEKQRDLAAIHPEARKLSLDRATRGSPVPFHPGAVRYYRERGAWR